The Thalassophryne amazonica chromosome 6, fThaAma1.1, whole genome shotgun sequence genome includes a region encoding these proteins:
- the LOC117511579 gene encoding ras-related protein Rab-7L1-like codes for MTEHLLKILVVGDNAVGKSSFVERYVSGHFNKVYKMTIGVDFSVKLLHWSDKEKVRLQLWDIAGQERFISMARLYYKGAHGCMVMFDVTNSSSFQNCRRWKQELDSKATLPNGTPIPCILLANKCDLSQRVVSAANIKDFSKANGFMTWMEVSVKDNKNVGEAIRALVEEVLTVHSFLYPLHPESQDTVNPQQDSETDCRRTGSCC; via the exons ATGACGGAGCATCTGCTGAAGATCCTGGTGGTTGGCGATAACGCTGTTGGGAAATCCTCCTTTGTGGAACGCTACGTCAGCGGGCATTTCAACAAGGTGTACAAGATGACCATTGGAG tggaTTTTTCTGTGAAGCTGCTGCACTGGTCAGACAAAGAGAAAGTCCGGCTGCAGCTGTGGGACatcgcag GCCAGGAGCGTTTCATATCCATGGCAAGGCTCTACTATAAAGGGGCACATGGCTGCATGGTGATGTTTGATGTCACCAACTCATCCAGCTTCCAAAACTGTCGTCGTTGGAAACAAGAGCTGGACAGCAAGGCCACGCTGCCCAATGGAACGCCCATCCCCTGCATCCTGCTGGCCAATAAG TGTGATCTGTCTCAGAGGGTTGTGTCAGCTGCCAACATCAAAGATTTCAGCAAAGCCAATGGTTTCATGACGTGGATGGAAGTGTCAGTCAAAGATAACAAGAATGTTGGAGAAGCTATAAG ggcATTGGTGGAAGAGGTTCTAACAGTTCACTCCTTTTTGTACCCACTACATCCTGAATCTCAAGACACCGTGAATCCTCAGCAGGACTCAGAGACCGACTGCAGAAGGACGGGAAGCTGCTGCTGA